The genomic region GATAATTCCAATTGCTTAACAaaggaaagtaaataaaaagagtgttttaaatcaaatttaCATTTTAGTTATGTTCTTTCTGGATCTGCAGTTCATTTCTGACCCCACAAAGGCTTATCCATACGTTTAGTTTTACACTTACGCGTAACAATAGCGAAACtgaagtatataaaaataagactTTGGAGAGCTGCTGTAGCCTGCTTTCACATTCAACATGTCCAAAAACCCACACGAGAAAGAAATGGTGAAGTGAAAAGGTATAATCATTCACATTGCTCAGATTCTCTGTGGTTTTCCACTTCACGTTCTctcaaaagaacagaaattcacGTTAACTAAGCTTTTAATAGGATATAGAAAAGatctgtagaaaaaaattttagCAGTCTGATTTatcaaatgtttttaatttcaggttTTCCTCAGGTGTGTGTTTCTAATATGTCAGCATCCTCCTGTTTCCCTCTGAAATGAATTGATATTTCAGTTGCATATGTTGACAGGCTTCGACTTTATTACTTAGAGGCCTAGATGCTTATTGGCCCTCAGTTATGACACTTTTTTTTGCAGGATGCACATCACAGCAGCGGCTGCTCATCCTCTATTCCAGTAAACAACACTGTGCCACTGGATTCTCTGTTCCTCAATGTTATGATCATTTAATTGTTTGCTGCTGGATGACGTTTCAGGCTCTCCTTGGGCACCTAACGCTTCTGCTGCAGTCCAGTAAATTCTGGCACACAACAGATGTGGGAACAGGGTCTCCTGGTGATGAAGATGCAACACGATACCGTCTTGAAATGTCACAGTGTCAGAGAGCACTCTGAGGTACTTTGTACCTGACCGTAGTGTGTCTGTGGCTTCACTAAGAAAGCTGAACAACGCGGGAATGGTATTTTGCCTTATACAGAAAAGTCCCAGTAGGCAATGGCAATGGTGAATCAGATAACCTGCCTGGACTGCTGttgacagaagaaagaagattcTTCTGTGGGATGAAAGACATCACAGTGGATTTTCAGGTAGCAAGAATAGAGGGACAATAAAAAGTATCTTTTAAGTGCTATTACACATAAATTACTTTCACAAAGCACAGTGTTTTTTAATTAGTTGTAGCACTGTATTGAGAACCTCTTCCTTGGAGGGGCTGGCATCGACTTCTTGGCACGCAGGATTCACCATCCTTCTGTATGACTCTTCAACtctatttaaaaaccaaacaagataAATGAAAGTACAAATTGCAGGGACATGAAATGCCACTAGTCATGCATCTTGGAAGAAAGTCTTCACATCACAGAATGAAATCTACTGCAAAGAGCAATAAACCATTAGTAACTATTACAATACGAACCTCAAAGTGCATAGTTTCCTTGACATGATTCCCAGAGCTCTATCTATATTCACATGGCATGGCTTTAAAGTATGTCTTTCTTTACAGCTTAGCACTGGATACCGtgcagtacagcagcacagtggACAGCCTGCTTCTAACACCTGATTTAATTTACTCAGAGCCTGCTAAGGTGTCTCTGAACTATAAGGCATGGCATTGTGTAAGTGTGCTCAATGACTGATCTCAGCTTTGAGTCACTGGAGAACTGGATTACAAAGTTCACGTGTTGTTTACCTGTTCCTCTGATCCACTTTGCTAACCAAATGAATACTGGAATGAAATACAGGATGAAAACCTCCTTGCTTAGACTATAAGCCTTCTCATAACGCAGAACTCTCCCACATTTAGTCTATGAGGATGTGAATGAGAAAGTGAGTATAATTTTCTGTGTTCCCACAAGAATTAATAATGCCAAACATTCAGGACACAAGTCATAACAGGAATCAAGCAAGATTCTGAATGTTCTCACATCCAGGCTGACATCTTCACTGAACTCCCCAGACAAGTGCAAAACAACCAGAgcatcaggcccagccagcatggcttcaagaaaggcaggtcctgcctgaccaacctgatctccttctatgaccaggtgacccacctagtggatgagggaaaggctgtggatgttgtctacctggacttcaaTAAAGCCTCTGACAcagtctcccacagcatcctcctagagaagctggcggctcatggcttggataggtgtgctcttcactgggtaaaaaaatggctggatgTCCAAGACCCAGAGAGTTGaggtgaatggagctaaatccagttggcagaCAGTCACGAGCGGGGTTCTCCAGGGCTCAATTttgggccagtcttgtttaatatctttatcaatgattgtgatgaggggatcaagtgaCCCTCAGTAAGCctgcagacgacaccaagttgggtgggagtgttgatttGCTCATGGGTATGAAAgatctgcagagggatctgaaCAGGCTGCACCAATGGGCTGAGGACAAttttatgaggtttaacaaggctcagtgctgggtcctgcacttgagtcacaacaaccccatgcaacgctacacccctggggaagagtggctggagagctgtgcagtggagaaggacctgggggtgctgcctgacagctggctgaacatgagccagctgtgtgctcaggtggccaagaaggccaacagcatcctggcttgtatcaggaatggtgtggccagcaggagcagggaggtgattgtgcccctgtactcggcactggtgaggccacaccttgaatattgtgttcagttttgggctcctaaatacaagaaggacattgaggtgctggagcgtgtccagagaagggcaacaaagctgggaagggtctggagagccgGTCTTattggagaggttgagggaactggggttgtttagtctggagaagaggaggctgaggggagaccttatcgctctctacaactacctgaaaggaggtggtagtgaggtgggtgttggtgtcttctcccaagtaacaagtgacagaACGAGAgcaaatggcttcaagctgtgtcaggggtTGTTTAGACTGGAGATTAGAAAAAATGtcattactgaaagagtggtcaggcattggaagaggctgcccagggaagtggttgagtcaccatccctggaggtatttaaaagacatgtagacgtggcacttcagggcatggtttaggaggcatggtagttttgggttgatggttggacttgatgatcctagaggtcttttccaaccttattctatgattctataattcgATAATTAACAAGTAGAAAGAACCAAAGGCTTTCTGGCAGGAATAAGAAGCAACAAAATTGAAACATGAAAGATTCTTAAGTGGCAGCATGTTTCCTTGGCTCACTCTCATCCCTCTGCAGGTCCCCCTACATGTACTGCATGTCCACACACAGCTTCTGGCAGAATTAAGCAATGGATATTTTTAAGGTATATCATAATCAGAAATGCTAAAACCCTGGAGGTAGAATTTAGGTTTGCAGTTTGTAGATAGGGACACCAAAATCCAGGTCTCTATACTAAGGTAACTACATGAGCACTAGATATTTAATTTTCCACTGTAGACAATGATGATGTAACCAATACATTTGGCGGAGCCTAGACAGCAATTCAGGGCACCCTGAAGGAGGATACTCAGGGTGCAATTCCATTGCCTGAGCAAATGTATCTAGTACTGCTTGAGATGCACTGGACTATCTCATTTAGCTTCCAGTTGCTGGTCCAGAAAGGGTCTACAGGTTCTGCATCACATCTGCCAGCCTCATGCAGATGTCTCAGATCATATCAAATGGCTCTAGATACTTACACTGAGGTCACTGGGCTCCAAGCGGGTGGTGAGCTGAATAATTTCAAAGGTTCCATTGAGTATATTGACTATATTGGGACCTGAAACACTTAGCACAACTAAAGACATCTACAACAGGAGATCTAAATTTTGTTCTTCTAATCTGGAGCTCAATTCCAGACTTTTCTGGGGAAGAAGCGTTTCAACTTCTTGCTTCCCAGTTCTGGAAATTTTAAGTCTCTCTCCTTCACGACCTCAATAACAAAGGTGCTACAATACAAGAAGCAAGTAGAAAAATACAAGTATTTTAACTCCAAGGTCCTTTGCAGGACAACAAAGTTCTTCACCTGCAGCTTTCAAACATTTTCAGTCAGAAGAGAGAGAATTTACCCTCCTCAGCCACAAACTCTTtccaacaaaaaccccaacccaaaagCTTAGACATAGGAAGTCCTTGTCCCAGTAATGTGAGTGGGACATTTTGCTGCTGATCCCATGGGAGCCAAGATTGCCTCCATCCTCTTATTCCTTGTTAGGGTGTACCTTTGGCGAAACAAGCTGTTAGCTTCCAACTCAGcttcctcctttgttttctccagCCCCCGACACCGAAGCCTCTGAACTCGTTCCTCAGGGTCAACAGTCAGGAGGAGAACAAGATCAGGTTTAAGTAGATCCTCAGGCCACTGGTAGACCTCATCATGAACTGGTGGAAGATCCTGGACtttcccatttatttcagtggcaATTGTGtaagcagctgtgctgtgccagtATCTGtcaggaaaatacaaaaaggagagagaaattttAAAGAGGATACTAACTCTTCAGTAATATAGGAAACAGGTGTCAATATAATGACAAGTGCAATAATGACTAGGTAGGTGACAATGTGGTTTTGAAGGGAACTGTAAAGAACAATTCTGTGCTATCCATTTTTTCTTAACAGTGATAATACTCAATGCAATATTCAGTATTACTGTgaattattaattaaaacatATGGCAGAAGCTACACATTAAGCAAAGAGTGTTCCAGATACGCCTAACAAAAGAAAGTATTCTCATATAATAAGAGAGGTCAAACGAAGAGTTGCATTATATATCCAAAGAGAATACTCAAAGTCTCATTTTTGTGATTCCCATCCTACTTCATGCGATAGATTTGGTAGAGAACACACAAACTTCAGCCACATGTGAATGAAGATGGTCTTTATTAATGGTTATGCATTTCACTTGCATTTAATATACCCACCACTATGAGGCACTGTATTTTCTAGATTtgtattttcaatatttcagtGGTTTTGAGGCTGGTTAAAAATGGCACTCACACATATGCAAACAacttctgtgtatgtgtgttgtAGGGAGAGGTTAGAGTACATCTACTGAAACAAGCTAGGGGTTTCAAAGTACATCTAGACTTTCTTTATTAAGAGTAATACTGAAAGCTGCCTACACTGTTAGTGAAAACAAGAAACGACaaaaacatacatatacatGACATATAAGAGGACTCCTTAAATATACAAACCTGTCTATGATCACAGGTGCCTGAGTGGATGCTTTTGCTATTTCTGAAGCAAGAATGTAGTTGCCTGCAGCATAAAATGCTCTTTTAATGGGTGCTGGCTCGTCATCAAATATTGTCCTCCACTGGCTGATGCAGGCTGGTGGAGACCTTAGAAGAATGCCATTCAGGGTATCCTTGACAGACTGGGTTACAGTGGTTTTGCCTGCATTTTGTTTACAGTAGGAAACATTTGTTACATTACATATCAGATACAACTGAGTTTTAACAACTGAAAAATGCTTCTATATGTTCACCTGGAGCACATGTTCTGACACCTGACTATGTAACCTGAGTATCTTGTGGTGAggttttcagtggaaaatgaTTATGATTCCTGGCTCCAGGAATTATTACTCCACTTCCTACTCTCAGGGCCTTCCTCCGCTCCCTCTTCCCAGCTTTCTGTCTTCACTCCttcaaatacattaaatacATGGCAATTTCTCTATCCATTTACAGTACTTTCCTATGTCACAATTCATGTGGATGTTGCAACGCCGTCACCCAATAAATTCTTTTTAGAGGGCCTTTTCAGTTCTCTTTaaccaaaaatacagaaaaaaaaagttattcagaGGCAACTAATATTTCTCTCTGAGACAAACTGCTGCCAGTTCCCCAGACTATCACTGGTTTAGTTCATTTATGTGAAAACTCCCTGGTAAAAGTATGTTTCTGTTAAAAGGAAGTTCCATgtaaacatgagaagaaacttctttcctgtgagggtgccagagcagtggcacaggctgcccagggaggttgtggggtctccttccctggagatgttcaaatCCCGCttggacgcgttcctgtgccccctgctctggaggtgcctgctcaagcaggggggttggacaagatgatctccagaggtcccttccaacccctgacgttctctgattctgtgactcATCATCTGCAcaagaaatttaatttccagTACTCCACTCTTGGTATTCTTTCATTTATACCAACAAGGAATTCACCCACTAAATGAAAATCAGCATAGACTGTTTGATCTTTTACAAATAAGAGAAGACAGACTGGGATTTATATTACTAATTCTTTCAAATCTGTGACAGGTTTCCaggatttttctgaatttttaagccTCACGCCTGGCTGAAAGCCATAGCGGTTGCTTTCCAACAATTTCTCATCTGCAGCTCTTCAACCACACATTGCTCTTACCTGTGGCATCCAGCCCCTCAAAAACCACGACGGGAAAACTTCCCTTCTTCTGGTGCTCAGGGCATTTCTCCAGCAGGTCGAGTACGGCCCCAGCCTCCGGGAGCCGCGCTGCGCACTGCAAGGAGAGCTGTCACCCTCTGCTCCCGCCGCCCGCACAGGCTGCCCTCGCATCCCCCCGCGCAGCTGGAAGTCCCGAACACCGCGCCCCGCGGTCCCGCAGCCCCGGTGCCTCCGCAGCCCCAGCGGCCCCGCAGCCTCGGCGGCCCCGCAGCCTcggcggccccgcagcccccgcagccccggcggccccgcaaccccgcagccccggcggccccgcagcccccgcagccccggcggccccgcaaccccgcagccccggcggccccgcagcccccgcagccccggcggccccgcagcccccgcagcctCGGCGGCCCCGCaaccccgcagccccggcggccccgcagcccccgcagcctcggcggccccgcagcccccgcagcccccgcagccccggcggcCCCTCACCTCCCTCAGGCGGTCGCGGacggcggaggcggcgggcgggagggcgcggcggaggggccgggggcCCGGCGACCCCGGGGAGCAGCACCGCAGCATCGCCGCCCGGAGCCAGCGGGAAACGAAACTGACCCGCCGGCCGGGAAAGCGCCTGGCTGCGGGTCAAAGCCCGGCAGGGGAGCGCTGCGCCTCGCAGGGGAGGGTTTTCTGCCTCCCCGCCTCCCGCTTTCGCGGCACTGGGGTGGATGGGCTTGGGCCCCGCGGGAAATGGCTCTGTGCATGGATGGAGtggaaatgaaagtgaaaaCTGTGGGCTTGGCCTCGCGATCTGGTCTGCCCgctccccccactccccaccctccaccccaccccagaaAAAAGGGTCACATTCCCACGGACTCCAGTGGCTGAATCCTGGCGGTCTccagaacaaaaaataacccaaagcACAAATACACTCTGCTGCTCGGAGTGGGCCAAATTGATAAGCAAGCCATAAAACGAGTTGAACTGGTTTGCTGTATGGCAGTGCCCAAGCTCTGCAACGAGCTGCCAGGGCATACCTCTTAACTTAATTCTGTTACTCAGTACCTTGATAACAAGACTAACGGGCTCAAATAATTTGGGAAGCAAAACGGACTTTTACAGGCCTGCAGTGTTTTTATGACTTTCTGATGGTCAATTTCAGCTTCATCGGCTCAGGGGCAggaagcagcagccctgcaaatATTTGTAACAGTCAGTTTCATGCCAGCTGCTGTGAGCAATGTTGCCCAAAATGTGGATATTGAGTTTTCAAAAGAAGTAGCTTGAGATGTAAGAGAACCCGCGCCTCTGCAGAATCCTATTTCTCCCTTTCAATACAAGCCAGTACACTCTACCAGAAACTCCTCAGAAACTTGCTGTCTTCCTCTGGTCAGCTCAAACATGCCGTCCAAGTGTCTTCTGCTTAGCATAtctgcagggagagggaagcAGCTGGTAGGCTGTGTACGTCAGCTAGAGATCAGCTATACTAGCTGGAAACGGCCCAtgctgaggaagctggtggAAGGCTGGGCCAGAATGGGAACTGGGAATGCAGCCCTGGAGGCTCTTCAGTAGCCTCAGCAGCAGGTACTGAACTAGCTTTTTCAGGTGCAATCTGTCTTTTTTCATACCTGAGAACTCCTGTGTCATTCCACATCACTCAAACACATGGCTATGGTTCCTGGATATGGATGCCAGAAGATACAGGGCAAAACATGGTTCGTTATATAGTAAGCAAAGAGATGGCAATTTTAAGAACGTAATAATATGCACTACTGAGTCAGACTAGTGGCTCTTCACATCCAATTATTTTGTCTCCAGCACTGGAAGAATGACATGCCGTGCATGGCTTATCCGTGGTCCCTTCCCCTAGCCCTTGTGCTTCTCCAGCATCCACTGTCATTGGATAAGGAATGTTAGACAGCACATCTTCACCTCTTCGTTTCAGCACCTATTTATGGACCCTTGTTCCATAAATCTGTCTAAAACCCTTGTTCACTCTGTGATTGAGTCTACCTCCATGAACTCCTGGGGTCTCAAATTCCAGCAATGCAAAACCTGTTGCAtataaacaattttattttatttgttttaaactcaTATCCTATGTGTTTCAACAGTTGCCCCTTCTAATAATATTGCCGACTTTGGTGAATAACAGTTCAACATTTACCTGAAGGTGATAAATATCACCTTCATGGTTTTGTAAATCTCACTCAGATTTTCCCCTCAGCTTGTTCATGTGAGAAATGAGAGCTTCAATCTC from Phalacrocorax carbo chromosome 3, bPhaCar2.1, whole genome shotgun sequence harbors:
- the CMPK2 gene encoding UMP-CMP kinase 2, mitochondrial; its protein translation is MLRCCSPGSPGPRPLRRALPPAASAVRDRLRECAARLPEAGAVLDLLEKCPEHQKKGSFPVVVFEGLDATGKTTVTQSVKDTLNGILLRSPPACISQWRTIFDDEPAPIKRAFYAAGNYILASEIAKASTQAPVIIDRYWHSTAAYTIATEINGKVQDLPPVHDEVYQWPEDLLKPDLVLLLTVDPEERVQRLRCRGLEKTKEEAELEANSLFRQRVEESYRRMVNPACQEVDASPSKEEVLNTVLQLIKKHCAL